DNA from Rubripirellula lacrimiformis:
TCCGAATTGCTTTTGTCTTCCGCACGGTATCGATCGAACACGCGGTCGCGCATGAACTGGCTGTCGGTTCGGTCGAACCAAATGAATCCGCTGTACTGCCGCATCGGTGCCGAGGCCACGAAATCCAGTTCCAGCCAAAGTCGATCCAATTCTTGCTGCTGGCTTTCGCTAAGCATCAAGTCGTAAAGCGGGGCATCGTCGCGAAAGTAGCCCATCTGACTGTGGAAGCCGGCGCTCAACAGTCGTCCGGAACGGCCCTGCTTGGCTTCCACGGCCGGATCCAGATAAGTCCGCGCCCGTTCGGATACAAAGAACGTATCGGGGAACACGTCACAGAACCTTTCCAGGGCACGGTCCATGGCTGTGGGGGCAGGCGAAGCTTCGTCGGCGTTCTCTGATGCCGAAGTTTCTGATGCCGAGTTTTCTGCGGTGGGATCCGGGGCATCGGCGGATTCCCGTTTCATCAGCCGGCTCGCTGGCGAATCGGGGGTCAGCCCAAAGTCGCCGTCGGGCAGTCCGCCGCCGGCATAGCGTCGACGGTTGGCGACAAACTGACGATTCTTCCAAAGCACCAGTGGCTGCGATCCTGGGTTCATCTGGGGCGACGTCAGATTCGGGACCTCGGGAACCAAGGCTTCTCGCAGTGTGGTCACCAGCGTCGCCATTTGTTGGCAGTCCGCCGCAGCCTTGGCTTGGTCATCGGGCGATGAACCGTCCGGCAGTTCGTTCCATATCGACTGCAGTGCTGCGATCGGGCCGACGGGTTCGGCTGGCGAATGCAGCAGTTGCCATAGTGTTTCGGTGTACCGCTGGCTTAGCCCCGCATCTTTCGCTCGCCCGGATCGAGCCGCCGCGTCTTCGGATTCCTGCTTGGATTTCCACAGCGTTTCAAAGTACTTGGCATAGTCGGTGCATTGTTGCCGATAGAAGTCGACGATCCGATTGACACAGAACTTGTCGCGGTCCGTGTCCGTCATGACCGGGTGCGGGGCAAACGTGATCCCCGATGGCGTCAGCACCAAGTGGTCGGAAACGTGGCGGTTGGCGGCTAGATACTTCTTCAGCAAGACCGGAGACATCGTCAGCGAGTCACCCGAGTTGTCAAAGCCGGCTTCGTTGGCCGGGTCGATCGGGAATTCTGCAGCCGGTCGGATGTCGACGCCGGTCAGGTCGGCGATCGAGTGGTCGAACTCGGCATTGTTCAGCCGCCGAGCCAGCACGATTCCCGGGTCCCCGTCGGTACGATGTGCCTCGGCCTTTTTGACCTTTGTAATCCACTCGATGATCTGCTTGCGCTCGTCATCGCTAGGCTGCGGACCGGCGTCTTCCGGGGGCATATCGCCGTCGACAAGCCGCTGCAGAACCACGTTCCAGCGGCGAAAATTCTCAGTCACCGCAGCGGCGTTTTCGTCGGCGACCAGATCCAGGTCGCCTTCGCTGGTATCCCCGTTATGGCAGTCGGCACAATACGTCTGCACAAAGGGGCGGACCGTGTCGGCGAATGAGGATTCAGCAAGCGAGGATCCCGAAAGCGGGGCGCTGTCTGTCGCCGATGGGGTTGCCGAGGATGTGGCTGAGGGGCGGCTGGTGGACGGTTCGTCCACCGGCGGCTTGGCAGCCGTGACGGTTGCGGCAAGGCAAACCGGCAGCAAAATAGCGAAACGCATCACAGGTAGGGCGGGGGGTAGCGGGGGGTGAGCGGTGGGGTGGGATCGTCGGTGGCTCCAGATCTGCAAAAAACAGATTTGCCGACGATGGCTCCAGTCTAGCCGTCGGCGCCGCTGGGTGCAGCCATTTTTGCCCGCAAATCGCACGACTTCCCGCTCCAGGACCGTCCATCAGGCCCCCGAAAACGTCTCGACTCAGACGGCTTGCAAAAACTCGCCCCAGCAAAGATACTTTTCCGATCGATCGGCCAACAGCCGGATCGAGCCGAAGTGGCGGAATTGGCAGACGCGCTGGATTCAAAATCCAGTTGGTGCAAACCAGTGTGGGTTCGAGTCCCACCTTCGGTACTGATGAATCAAAAGGACTTAGAGCGATCGCTCTGAGTCCTTTTTTTATGCGTTCTGAGAACCAGCCGTGGCAGCGTTGCTCATCCTCGTGGGCCGCTGGACGTGAGTCCACGGGCCTTTATGTACGTCGTTTCGGTTTGGGTTGAATCCTTCGGGGGAGGGATGGGCCCGGCCGCTCACGCGATCACGGCTCACGGTGTTGGCTGGCTTTTGTGAGCCGCTGGACGTGAGTCCACGGGCCTTTTTGTCCGTCGTTTCGGTTCGGGTTGAATCCTTCAGGGGAGTGCTTGGCCCGGCCGCTCACGCGATCACGGCTCACGGTGTTGGCTGGCTTCGTGAGCCGCTGGACGTGAGTCCACGGGCCTTTATGTACGTCGTTTCTTTTCGGATTGAATCCTTCAGGGGAGTGCTTGGCCCGGCCGCTCACGCGATCACGGCTCACAGTGTTGGCCGGCTTTTGTGAGCCGCTGGACGTGAGTCCACGGGCCTTTATGTACGTCGTTTCGGTTCGGGTTGAATCCTTCTGGGGAGGGCTGGGCCCGGCCGCTCACGCGATCACGGCTCACGGTGTTGGCTGGCTGCGTGAGCCGCTGGACGTGAGTCCACGGGCCTTTATGTCCGTCGATTCTTTTCGGGTCGAATCCTTCAGGGGAGTGCTTGGCCCGGCCGCTCACGCGATCACGGCTCACAGTGTTGGCTGGCTTTGTGAGCCGCTGGACGTGAGTCCATGGGCCTTTATGTACGTCGTTTCTTTTCGGGGCGAATCCTTCTGGGGAGGACTGGGCCCGGCCGCTCACGCGATCACGGCTCACAGTGTTGGCCGGCTTTTGTGAGCCGCTGGACGTGAGTCCACGGGCCTTTATGTACGTCGTTTCGGTTCGGGTTGAATCCTTCTGGGGAGGGCTGGGCCCGGCCGCTCACGCGATCACGGCTCACAGTGTTGGCCGGCTTCGTGAGCCGCTGGACGTGAGTCCACGGGCCTTTATGTACGTCGTTTCGGTTTGGGTTGAACGCTTCAGGGGAGTGCTTGGCCCGGCCGCTCACGCGATCACGGCTCACGGTGTTGGCCGGCTTTGTGAGCCGCTGGACGTGAGTCCACGGGCCTTTATGTCCGTCGTTTCGGTTTGGGTTGAACGCTTCAGGGGAGTGCTTGGCCCGGCCGCTCACGCGATCACGGCTCACAGTGTTGGCTGGCTGCGTGAGCCGCTGGACGTGAGTCCCCGGGCATTGTTGTCCGTCGTTTCGGTTTGGGTTGGACGCTTGTGGTGAGGACTAGGCCCGGCCGCTTACGCGATCACGGCTCACAGTGTTGGCCGGCTTCGTGATCCGCTGGACGTGAGTCCACGGGCATTGTTGTCCGTCGTTTCGGTTTGGGGAGAATGATTCAGGGGAGTGCTTGGCCCGGCCGCTCACGCGATCACGGCTCACAGTGTTGGCTGGCTTTTGTGGGCCGCTGGACGTGAGTCCACGGGCAATGTTGTCCGTCGATTCTTTTCGGGTCGAATCCTTCAGGGGAGTGCTGGGCCCGGCCGCTTACGCGATCACGGCTCACAGTGTTGGCCGGCTTTTGTGAGCCGCTGGACGTGAGTCCCCGGGCGTTGTTGTCCGTCGGTTTGGTTTGGGTTGAACGCTTCAGGGGAGGACTGGGCCCGGCCGCTTACGCGATCACGGCTCACGGTGTTGGCCGGCTGCGTGAGCCGCTGGA
Protein-coding regions in this window:
- a CDS encoding DUF1592 domain-containing protein, with product MRFAILLPVCLAATVTAAKPPVDEPSTSRPSATSSATPSATDSAPLSGSSLAESSFADTVRPFVQTYCADCHNGDTSEGDLDLVADENAAAVTENFRRWNVVLQRLVDGDMPPEDAGPQPSDDERKQIIEWITKVKKAEAHRTDGDPGIVLARRLNNAEFDHSIADLTGVDIRPAAEFPIDPANEAGFDNSGDSLTMSPVLLKKYLAANRHVSDHLVLTPSGITFAPHPVMTDTDRDKFCVNRIVDFYRQQCTDYAKYFETLWKSKQESEDAAARSGRAKDAGLSQRYTETLWQLLHSPAEPVGPIAALQSIWNELPDGSSPDDQAKAAADCQQMATLVTTLREALVPEVPNLTSPQMNPGSQPLVLWKNRQFVANRRRYAGGGLPDGDFGLTPDSPASRLMKRESADAPDPTAENSASETSASENADEASPAPTAMDRALERFCDVFPDTFFVSERARTYLDPAVEAKQGRSGRLLSAGFHSQMGYFRDDAPLYDLMLSESQQQELDRLWLELDFVASAPMRQYSGFIWFDRTDSQFMRDRVFDRYRAEDKSNSDESKVRGLEEAYTSKAKRVGGSDESVAAIHRYFDDMSKTFRRLERLRAQSEPKQIEAVVQLAERAFRRPLTPQQQTDIVDFYQSLRQDDGLTHEEAIRDSVVRILMSPQFCYRVSPAASSGSDDGSAAPEIQPLDGYAIANRLSYFLWASMPDAELMQLAESGRLVDRDVLIDQTDRMLQDARVQRFVVQFVGNWLDFRQFEQHNGVDRGRFPAFTDQLRQSMHDEPIRFVEDVIQRDGSILDFLYADHTFVDTELAKHYGMPATDIDGDQWKRVDDAGSFQRGGLLPMAVFLTNQSPGLRTSPVKRGNWVVKRILGEHVPAPPATVPELPEDESKLGELTLREALAKHREHPSCASCHEKIDSFGLVFENYGPVGEWRDTDLGGRAVDSSVVFPDASEGIGLVGLRQYIRSEREDDFIDNLCRKLLAYGLGRTVQLSDEQLVERMKSNLASQDYRFGSMIETIVTSPAFLNQRVRHADDEL